In Kitasatospora sp. NBC_00240, the following are encoded in one genomic region:
- a CDS encoding NAD-dependent epimerase/dehydratase family protein, translated as MGKVVLVTGVARHLGARFVADIRRRPDIDLVVGVDVQPPRDPVSDPEGRAAGYRFEKLDLRRPAVARVIAEHQVDTVVHLNVSATGLGPAGRSAVKESNVIGTMQLLGACQKAPGLRRLVVKSTTGVYGSAPRDPAVFGERMQPKNLPSGGFAKDAAEVEGYVRGFARRRPDVAVTVLRFANIVGPVGDTPLCEYFTLPVLPTVLGHDPRLQFVHEDDVIEVLCRSAVEPLRGTSNAGTFNVAGEGVLLLSQCARRLGRPTVPMLQPVIGWVAGLVRQTRLADFSPEQLRLLTHGRVVDTTRLRETFGYQPRFTTAEAFGDFAAAQRAGLLPPERLTAVTDRLTGLLGPEGAAVRHPAHPTHPTQELNPR; from the coding sequence GTGGGCAAGGTCGTGCTCGTCACCGGCGTGGCACGGCACCTGGGTGCCCGCTTCGTCGCCGACATCCGTCGCCGTCCGGACATCGACCTGGTGGTCGGTGTCGACGTCCAGCCACCCCGCGACCCGGTGTCCGACCCCGAGGGCCGGGCGGCCGGGTACCGCTTCGAGAAGCTCGACCTGCGGCGCCCCGCCGTCGCCCGGGTGATCGCCGAGCACCAGGTCGACACCGTCGTCCACCTCAACGTCAGCGCCACCGGGCTGGGACCGGCCGGCCGCAGCGCCGTCAAGGAATCGAACGTCATCGGCACCATGCAGCTGCTCGGTGCCTGCCAGAAGGCGCCCGGCCTGCGCCGCCTGGTGGTCAAGTCGACCACCGGCGTGTACGGCTCCGCGCCGCGCGACCCCGCGGTCTTCGGCGAGCGGATGCAGCCCAAGAACCTGCCGAGCGGCGGCTTCGCCAAGGACGCCGCCGAGGTCGAGGGCTACGTCCGGGGCTTCGCCCGCCGCCGCCCGGACGTCGCGGTCACCGTGCTGCGCTTCGCCAACATCGTCGGCCCGGTGGGGGACACCCCGCTCTGCGAGTACTTCACCCTGCCGGTGCTGCCCACCGTCCTCGGCCACGACCCGCGCCTGCAGTTCGTCCACGAGGACGACGTGATCGAGGTGCTCTGCCGGTCCGCCGTCGAGCCGCTCCGCGGCACCAGCAACGCCGGCACCTTCAACGTGGCGGGGGAGGGCGTGCTGCTGCTCTCCCAGTGCGCCCGCCGGCTCGGTCGGCCCACCGTGCCGATGCTGCAGCCGGTGATCGGCTGGGTGGCCGGACTGGTCCGGCAGACCCGGCTCGCCGACTTCTCGCCCGAGCAGCTGAGGCTGCTGACGCACGGCCGGGTGGTGGACACCACCCGCCTGCGCGAAACCTTCGGGTACCAGCCGAGGTTCACCACGGCGGAGGCCTTCGGCGACTTCGCCGCCGCGCAGCGCGCCGGGCTGCTGCCGCCGGAACGCCTGACCGCCGTCACCGACCGCCTCACCGGGCTGCTCGGGCCCGAGGGCGCCGCGGTCCGCCACCCGGCCCACCCGACCCACCCCACACAGGAGCTGAACCCGCGATGA
- a CDS encoding acetoin utilization protein AcuC, protein MPDVERETPCGLHLFWDEAVTSYDFGPGHPMDPTRLALTMRLAESLGLTAGPGVTVRAAAAAGDSTLGLVHTREYVEAVKYAAAHPDERDARHGLGTEDNWSFPALHSASALIAGQSVAAAEAVWRGETPHAVNFAGGLHHAMPGQASGFCVYNDASLAVARLLELGAERVAYVDVDVHHGDGVQQAFWDDPRVLTISLHEHPATIFPQTGWSSETGGPAAPGSAANLPVPAGTGDAGWLRAFHALVPDLLAAFRPQALVTQHGADTHVEDPLAHLAVTLDAQRHVAEQLHELAHRHAEGRWVALGGGGYAVVDVVPRAWTHLVATAAGRPVDPAAETPADWRAEVYRRTRQQGPLRMTDGADARWRDFDSGYDPADRLDQAILAARKAVFPHHGLLP, encoded by the coding sequence ATGCCCGACGTCGAGCGTGAAACCCCCTGCGGCCTGCACCTCTTCTGGGACGAGGCCGTCACGAGTTACGACTTCGGTCCCGGCCACCCGATGGACCCGACCCGGCTGGCGCTCACCATGCGGCTGGCCGAGTCGCTGGGGCTGACCGCCGGGCCGGGGGTGACGGTGCGGGCCGCGGCCGCTGCCGGGGACTCGACCCTCGGCCTGGTGCACACCCGCGAGTACGTCGAGGCGGTCAAGTACGCCGCCGCGCACCCGGACGAGCGGGACGCCCGGCACGGTCTCGGCACCGAGGACAACTGGTCCTTCCCCGCCCTGCACTCGGCCTCCGCGCTGATCGCCGGCCAGTCGGTGGCGGCCGCCGAGGCGGTCTGGCGCGGCGAGACCCCGCACGCGGTGAACTTCGCCGGCGGCCTGCACCACGCCATGCCCGGCCAGGCGTCCGGCTTCTGCGTCTACAACGACGCCTCCCTGGCGGTCGCCCGGCTGCTGGAGCTGGGGGCCGAGCGGGTCGCCTACGTCGATGTGGACGTGCACCACGGCGACGGTGTCCAGCAGGCGTTCTGGGACGACCCGCGGGTGCTGACGATCTCGCTGCACGAGCACCCGGCCACGATCTTCCCGCAGACCGGCTGGTCCAGCGAGACCGGCGGGCCGGCCGCGCCGGGCAGCGCCGCGAACCTGCCGGTGCCGGCCGGCACCGGGGACGCCGGCTGGCTGCGCGCCTTCCACGCCCTGGTGCCGGACCTGCTGGCGGCCTTCCGCCCCCAGGCGCTGGTCACCCAGCACGGCGCGGACACCCATGTCGAGGACCCGCTGGCACACCTCGCCGTCACCCTGGACGCCCAGCGGCACGTCGCCGAGCAACTGCACGAGCTGGCCCACCGCCACGCCGAGGGCCGCTGGGTCGCCCTCGGCGGGGGCGGGTACGCGGTGGTCGATGTCGTCCCCCGGGCCTGGACCCACCTGGTCGCCACCGCCGCCGGCCGGCCCGTCGACCCGGCCGCCGAGACGCCGGCGGACTGGCGCGCGGAGGTCTACCGCCGGACCCGGCAGCAGGGCCCGCTGCGGATGACCGACGGCGCCGACGCCCGTTGGCGGGACTTCGACAGCGGCTACGACCCCGCCGACCGACTCGACCAGGCGATCCTGGCCGCCCGCAAGGCGGTGTTCCCGCACCACGGGCTGCTGCCCTGA
- a CDS encoding ECF subfamily RNA polymerase sigma factor, BldN family produces MSTGLDLLRTLLRSQFLPAPHLVPAGAAFAVGHAHPPGLALRSTATTGGTNSSSGTGAGGTTTTTTTTAGGTRGRPATAGGRGRARTAPSPGFETEHNPIMELVERAQAGESEAFGRLYDHYSDTVYRYIYYRVGSRATAEDLTSETFLRALRRIGTFTWQGRDFGAWLVTIARNLVADHFKSSRFRLEVTTGEMLDSNECERSPEDSVLERLSNAALLEAVGRLNAQQQECVTLRFLQGLSVAETARIMGKNEGAIKTLQYRAVRTLARLLPPDAR; encoded by the coding sequence ATCTCCACCGGGCTGGACCTGTTGCGCACCCTGCTCCGCAGCCAGTTCCTGCCGGCTCCCCACCTGGTGCCCGCGGGGGCCGCGTTCGCGGTCGGCCACGCCCACCCTCCCGGGCTGGCGCTGCGGTCCACGGCGACCACCGGCGGCACCAACAGCAGCAGCGGGACCGGCGCCGGCGGCACGACCACCACGACCACGACCACCGCCGGCGGCACCCGGGGCCGCCCCGCCACCGCGGGCGGCCGCGGTCGGGCCCGGACGGCCCCGAGCCCCGGCTTCGAGACCGAGCACAACCCGATCATGGAACTGGTCGAACGGGCCCAGGCCGGCGAGAGCGAGGCCTTCGGGCGGCTCTACGACCACTACTCGGACACCGTCTACCGCTACATCTACTACCGGGTCGGCAGCCGGGCCACCGCCGAGGACCTCACCAGTGAGACCTTCCTGCGCGCGCTGCGCCGGATCGGCACCTTCACCTGGCAGGGCCGCGACTTCGGCGCCTGGCTGGTGACCATCGCCCGCAACCTGGTGGCCGACCACTTCAAGTCCAGCCGGTTCCGGCTGGAGGTCACCACCGGCGAGATGCTCGACTCCAACGAGTGCGAGCGCAGCCCCGAGGACTCCGTCCTGGAGCGGCTCTCCAACGCCGCCCTGCTGGAGGCGGTCGGACGGCTCAACGCGCAACAGCAGGAGTGCGTCACGCTGCGGTTCCTGCAGGGGCTCTCGGTCGCCGAGACGGCCCGCATCATGGGGAAGAACGAGGGCGCCATCAAGACCCTTCAGTACCGCGCGGTGCGGACCCTGGCCCGCCTGCTGCCCCCCGACGCCCGGTGA
- a CDS encoding lysophospholipid acyltransferase family protein, translated as MSAAREYATGEAKVIPIESAPSWNDTPEAGLADRLADAVGGALAGRLGPAATKLFGKGWEERAAGGLSFLRRRITGDYEVDEFGFDRELTEAVFLSLLRPLADKYFRVEVRGIENIPAEGGVLIVANHSGTIPLDALMTQVAIHDHHPQRRHLRMLAADLVFVLPGVNEVARKAGHTLACNEDAQALLERGEVVGVWPEGFKGIGKPFADRYKLQRFGRGGFVASALRAQVPIVPCSIVGAEETYPMIGNAKTLSRLLGLPYVPITPTFPWLGPLGAIPLPTKWTIQFGEPIATDSHPPEAADDPMLVFDLTDEVRETIQHTLYKLLVQRRSVFF; from the coding sequence ATGAGTGCCGCGAGGGAGTACGCCACGGGCGAGGCCAAGGTCATCCCGATCGAGTCCGCGCCGAGCTGGAACGACACCCCGGAGGCGGGCCTCGCCGACCGGCTGGCCGACGCGGTCGGCGGCGCGCTGGCGGGCCGGCTCGGCCCCGCGGCCACCAAGCTGTTCGGCAAGGGCTGGGAGGAGCGGGCCGCCGGCGGCCTGTCCTTCCTGCGTCGCCGGATCACCGGCGACTACGAGGTGGACGAGTTCGGCTTCGACCGGGAGCTGACCGAGGCGGTCTTCCTCTCGCTGCTGCGCCCGCTCGCCGACAAGTACTTCCGGGTCGAGGTGCGCGGGATCGAGAACATCCCCGCCGAGGGCGGTGTGCTGATCGTCGCCAACCACTCGGGGACGATCCCGCTGGACGCCCTGATGACCCAGGTCGCGATCCACGACCACCACCCGCAGCGCCGCCACCTGCGGATGCTCGCCGCCGACCTGGTGTTCGTGCTGCCGGGCGTCAACGAGGTGGCCCGCAAGGCCGGGCACACCCTGGCCTGCAACGAGGACGCCCAGGCACTGCTGGAGCGCGGCGAGGTGGTGGGGGTCTGGCCGGAGGGCTTCAAGGGCATCGGCAAGCCCTTCGCGGACCGCTACAAGCTGCAGCGCTTCGGCCGCGGCGGCTTCGTGGCGTCCGCGCTGCGGGCCCAGGTGCCGATCGTGCCCTGCTCGATCGTCGGGGCCGAGGAGACCTACCCGATGATCGGCAACGCCAAGACGCTGTCCAGACTGCTGGGCCTGCCGTACGTGCCGATCACGCCGACCTTCCCGTGGCTGGGGCCGCTCGGCGCGATCCCGCTGCCGACCAAGTGGACGATCCAGTTCGGCGAGCCGATCGCCACCGACAGCCACCCGCCGGAGGCGGCGGACGACCCGATGCTGGTCTTCGACCTGACCGACGAGGTCCGCGAGACCATCCAGCACACCCTCTACAAGCTGCTGGTGCAACGGCGTTCGGTCTTCTTCTGA
- a CDS encoding HAD family hydrolase, whose protein sequence is MSYDLVIFDNDGVLVDSEPVSNRLLAEYLTELGFPTTIEDSYRDFMGTAAHRVHDVIGERYGASLPEGFDELFHARVFDAFAAELTAVRGAEQLLKELGQRSVPYCLASSAHHAWIRTALDLTGLRGYFPPERIFSAQDVGVGKPAPDLFLHAARTLGVDPARCLVVEDSVNGVLAARAAGMDVYGHTALTDPAKLTAAGATGLVAELSQIAGLL, encoded by the coding sequence GTGAGCTACGACCTGGTGATCTTCGACAACGACGGCGTCCTCGTGGACAGCGAGCCGGTCTCCAACCGGCTGCTCGCCGAGTACCTGACCGAACTCGGCTTCCCGACCACGATCGAGGACTCCTACCGGGACTTCATGGGCACCGCCGCCCACCGGGTGCACGACGTGATCGGCGAGCGGTACGGCGCGAGCCTGCCCGAGGGCTTCGACGAGCTGTTCCACGCCCGGGTCTTCGACGCCTTCGCGGCCGAACTCACCGCCGTGCGCGGCGCGGAGCAGTTGCTGAAGGAGCTCGGGCAGCGCTCCGTCCCGTACTGCCTGGCCTCCTCCGCGCACCACGCCTGGATCCGTACCGCGCTCGACCTGACCGGCCTGCGCGGGTACTTCCCGCCGGAGCGGATCTTCAGCGCCCAGGACGTCGGCGTCGGCAAGCCCGCCCCCGACCTGTTCCTGCACGCCGCCCGGACCCTGGGCGTGGACCCGGCCCGCTGCCTGGTCGTGGAGGACAGCGTCAACGGCGTGCTGGCCGCCCGCGCGGCCGGCATGGACGTGTACGGCCACACCGCGCTCACCGACCCGGCCAAGCTCACCGCCGCCGGGGCCACCGGACTGGTCGCCGAGCTGTCGCAGATCGCCGGGCTGCTCTGA
- a CDS encoding HAD-IB family hydrolase gives MAVLRRLTQARRSPTERTALAGEAAAEAAEAALRAAPAARPDAPAGLPDTPADRTPGAPRSQAARATTGTVVTAEADGAAEADGTTGTDGAPGRKPAKAPKPPAENHTPDPDDPRAAAFFDCDNTILRGAAIFYLGIGLYRRRFFTRRDVARFGWQQAWFRLHGTEDPGHMADAQHTALGLVAGKRTADLEEICEQIFEEVIAEKIWPGTRALVQMHLDAGQRVWLVTAAPQEVARIIARRLGMTGALGTVAEATDGYYTGRLVGELLHGPAKAAAVRSLARRERLDLDRCAAYSDSANDIPMLSLVGHPYVVNPDGALRRHARAMGWRVRDFRTGRKAARVGIPAAAALGVVAGATAAGVAVHRRRTA, from the coding sequence ATGGCCGTGCTGCGAAGGCTCACCCAGGCGAGGCGTTCCCCCACCGAGCGGACCGCGCTGGCGGGCGAGGCCGCCGCCGAGGCGGCGGAGGCCGCCCTGCGCGCGGCGCCGGCGGCCCGGCCGGACGCCCCCGCCGGACTCCCCGACACCCCTGCGGACCGCACCCCCGGGGCGCCCCGGAGCCAGGCGGCCCGGGCGACCACCGGGACGGTCGTGACCGCCGAGGCGGACGGTGCCGCCGAGGCGGACGGGACGACCGGGACGGACGGGGCACCCGGCCGGAAGCCCGCCAAGGCGCCCAAGCCCCCGGCCGAGAACCACACCCCGGACCCGGACGACCCGCGCGCCGCCGCCTTCTTCGACTGCGACAACACCATCCTGCGCGGCGCCGCGATCTTCTACCTCGGGATCGGCCTCTACCGCCGGCGGTTCTTCACCCGGCGGGACGTGGCCCGCTTCGGCTGGCAGCAGGCCTGGTTCCGGCTGCACGGCACCGAGGACCCGGGTCACATGGCCGACGCCCAGCACACCGCGCTCGGTCTGGTGGCCGGCAAGCGGACCGCCGACCTGGAGGAGATCTGCGAGCAGATCTTCGAGGAGGTCATCGCCGAGAAGATCTGGCCCGGCACCCGCGCCCTGGTGCAGATGCACCTGGACGCCGGCCAGCGGGTCTGGCTGGTCACCGCGGCCCCGCAGGAGGTGGCCCGGATCATCGCCCGCCGGCTCGGGATGACCGGCGCCCTCGGCACGGTGGCCGAGGCCACCGACGGCTACTACACCGGCCGGCTGGTCGGGGAGCTGCTGCACGGCCCGGCGAAGGCGGCCGCCGTCCGCTCGCTGGCCCGCCGCGAGCGGCTCGACCTCGACCGCTGCGCCGCCTACAGCGACTCGGCCAACGACATCCCGATGCTCTCGCTGGTCGGCCACCCGTACGTGGTGAACCCGGACGGCGCGCTGCGCCGGCACGCCCGGGCGATGGGCTGGCGGGTGCGCGACTTCCGGACCGGCCGCAAGGCGGCCCGGGTGGGCATCCCGGCCGCCGCCGCGCTCGGCGTGGTCGCCGGGGCCACCGCGGCCGGTGTCGCCGTGCACCGGCGCCGCACCGCCTGA
- a CDS encoding DUF5667 domain-containing protein, with translation MTANVLEHRRAKAFAEALEAHQVEDRDAARPAGTAADRGDAMAVLLGMADSLGALPGPELDPEVRTVQRAQLMAAFEQAFAGGAAATVPGQRRSRAHRAVPRGRWSRRFAIGGLVAGIAVGSFAGAAAASTNALPGDTLYGMKRGLEGLQLDFAGSDSERGALLLDQASTRLGEAKGLLGRAGSPSALNPDTVEQVRRALADMHAEAIKGRELLRSVYRSNGSLEPMRMLAGFAEDEDGRWSELQGRLPAQLTQEAGRVDRLFDDISEDVAPLRLVEPPSQGGSADGSGAGGEHAGGPSDSGQTGGDPAGGTGGAKPGTGGKAPSTGASASGSGAPSATPGNPPAAVGGLVDGLANGITGAHPSPSPDATAGATAAPTGAPSNAPSSQPGLDIPPLIPGLLPGLKLG, from the coding sequence GTGACGGCAAACGTGCTGGAGCACCGGCGGGCGAAGGCCTTCGCCGAGGCGCTGGAGGCCCACCAGGTAGAGGACCGGGACGCAGCGCGGCCCGCCGGGACCGCCGCCGACCGCGGGGACGCGATGGCCGTCCTGCTCGGTATGGCCGACTCGCTCGGCGCATTGCCGGGCCCGGAGCTGGACCCGGAGGTCCGAACGGTCCAACGCGCCCAGCTGATGGCCGCGTTCGAGCAGGCGTTCGCCGGCGGGGCCGCGGCCACCGTGCCCGGACAACGCAGGAGCCGGGCCCACCGGGCCGTCCCGCGCGGCCGCTGGAGCCGCCGGTTCGCGATCGGCGGGCTGGTCGCCGGCATCGCCGTCGGCAGTTTCGCCGGCGCCGCCGCCGCGAGCACCAACGCCCTCCCGGGGGACACCCTCTACGGGATGAAGCGCGGGCTGGAGGGGCTGCAACTGGACTTCGCGGGCTCCGACAGCGAGCGCGGCGCGCTGCTGCTCGACCAGGCCTCGACCCGGCTCGGCGAGGCCAAGGGGCTGCTGGGGCGGGCCGGTTCGCCGTCCGCGCTGAACCCGGACACGGTCGAGCAGGTCCGCCGGGCGCTCGCCGACATGCACGCCGAGGCCATCAAGGGCCGGGAGCTGCTCCGGTCCGTCTACCGCAGCAACGGCTCGCTGGAGCCGATGCGGATGCTGGCCGGGTTCGCCGAGGACGAGGACGGCCGCTGGTCGGAGCTGCAGGGCCGGCTCCCCGCCCAGCTCACCCAGGAGGCGGGCCGGGTCGACCGGCTCTTCGACGACATAAGTGAGGACGTCGCGCCCCTGCGCCTGGTCGAGCCGCCCTCCCAGGGTGGTTCGGCCGACGGCAGCGGGGCGGGCGGCGAGCACGCGGGCGGCCCGTCCGACAGCGGGCAGACCGGCGGCGACCCGGCCGGCGGCACCGGCGGCGCCAAGCCCGGTACGGGCGGCAAGGCGCCCTCGACCGGGGCCTCCGCGAGCGGCTCCGGCGCCCCGAGCGCGACGCCGGGCAACCCCCCGGCGGCCGTCGGGGGCCTGGTCGACGGCCTGGCCAACGGCATCACCGGTGCCCATCCCTCACCGAGCCCGGACGCCACCGCGGGCGCCACGGCCGCGCCCACCGGCGCGCCGAGCAACGCTCCGAGCAGCCAGCCGGGCCTGGACATCCCGCCGCTCATCCCCGGCCTGCTGCCGGGCCTGAAGCTGGGCTGA
- a CDS encoding MFS transporter — protein MSTETPARLRQARAALAVSFLLQGITFALLVTCIPEIQDRYGLDDSLLPVFLAAVPILAGVGSIGSEWLVKRTSARSVLRVVQPALCLTLAAVGLGDTLWQLGLVLGSFGLLVGALDASMNMLGVGLQHRYGRSIMLGFHAAFSLGGILGAAVAGLGSHYHLSLFTLFGTAAAVLIPLALLAGTRFAGPAELGDAVREASEAAARSIPWRPLLPLCLAMAFAYIADASVSNYSVKYLTDGLGSPDDVAKLSYLGYMVSMLLGRTLGDRAVQRWGAVAVVRVGASVAALGFALAAAAPGPWAGIAGFTVLGFGICAIIPQVFAAGGRLFPDDSDAAVARLNLFNYVGFLIGAPLVGAIADASSYRWALLAPMLLVLAVIPLAGHFAPAPASTRTPVKVA, from the coding sequence ATGAGCACCGAGACGCCGGCCCGACTGCGGCAGGCCCGCGCCGCCCTGGCCGTGAGCTTCCTCCTCCAGGGCATCACCTTCGCGCTGCTGGTCACCTGCATCCCCGAGATCCAGGACCGGTACGGGCTCGACGACTCGCTGCTGCCGGTCTTCCTGGCCGCCGTACCGATCCTCGCGGGCGTCGGCTCGATCGGGTCCGAGTGGCTGGTCAAGCGGACCAGCGCCCGCAGCGTGCTGCGGGTCGTCCAGCCGGCCCTCTGCCTCACACTGGCCGCCGTCGGCCTGGGCGACACGCTCTGGCAGCTGGGGCTGGTGCTCGGCTCCTTCGGCCTGCTGGTCGGCGCGCTGGACGCGAGTATGAACATGCTCGGTGTGGGCCTGCAGCACCGCTACGGGCGCTCGATCATGCTCGGCTTCCACGCCGCGTTCAGCCTGGGCGGGATCCTCGGCGCCGCCGTCGCGGGCCTCGGCTCGCACTACCACCTCAGCCTGTTCACCCTGTTCGGCACGGCCGCCGCCGTCCTGATCCCGCTGGCGCTGCTGGCCGGCACCCGGTTCGCCGGGCCGGCCGAGCTCGGCGACGCCGTCCGGGAGGCGAGCGAGGCCGCCGCCCGTTCGATCCCCTGGCGCCCGCTGCTGCCGCTCTGCCTGGCGATGGCCTTCGCCTACATCGCGGACGCCTCGGTCTCCAACTACAGCGTCAAGTACCTCACCGACGGACTGGGCAGCCCGGACGACGTCGCCAAGCTCTCCTACCTCGGGTACATGGTCTCGATGCTGCTCGGCCGGACCCTCGGCGACCGGGCCGTGCAGCGCTGGGGCGCCGTTGCGGTGGTGCGGGTCGGCGCCTCGGTGGCGGCCCTCGGCTTCGCGCTGGCCGCCGCGGCACCCGGCCCGTGGGCGGGCATCGCGGGCTTCACCGTCCTCGGGTTCGGCATCTGCGCGATCATCCCGCAGGTGTTCGCGGCCGGCGGGCGGCTCTTCCCGGACGACTCCGACGCGGCGGTGGCCCGGCTCAACCTGTTCAACTACGTCGGCTTCCTGATCGGAGCGCCGCTGGTCGGGGCGATCGCCGACGCGAGCTCCTACCGCTGGGCGCTGCTGGCGCCGATGCTGCTGGTCCTCGCGGTGATCCCGCTGGCCGGCCATTTCGCGCCCGCGCCGGCCTCGACGCGCACGCCGGTCAAGGTGGCCTGA
- a CDS encoding 3'-5' exonuclease codes for MLPGRTPGPASAGEGFAVVDVETTGRSPWRHRVVEIAVVLLDGRLRTETEFSTLLDPLGPVGPTHVHRIAQADVAGAPRFREVAPHLLELLAGRVLVGHHVTCDRAFLDREFARIGVAWPAVPLLCTMRLARTHLPEAGGFGLAACVAAAGLGGYPAHTALGDARVTADLLRHCIHVRSCPPADWAEPLREAARVPWPRLARARSRADGEPVPSLRREAPYGPRPLGVQPPAVAREDSGAMGFPA; via the coding sequence ATGCTTCCCGGCCGAACCCCCGGGCCGGCGTCCGCCGGCGAGGGATTCGCCGTGGTCGACGTGGAGACCACCGGGCGCAGTCCGTGGCGCCATCGCGTGGTCGAGATCGCCGTGGTGCTGCTGGACGGCCGGCTGCGGACCGAGACCGAGTTCTCCACCCTGCTCGATCCGCTGGGCCCGGTCGGCCCGACCCATGTGCACCGGATCGCCCAGGCGGACGTGGCCGGAGCCCCGCGCTTTCGCGAGGTCGCCCCGCACCTGCTGGAGCTGCTCGCCGGACGGGTCCTGGTCGGCCACCACGTGACCTGCGACCGTGCCTTCCTCGATCGCGAGTTCGCCCGGATCGGGGTGGCCTGGCCCGCGGTGCCGCTGCTCTGCACCATGCGCCTCGCCCGGACCCACCTGCCGGAGGCCGGCGGTTTCGGCCTGGCGGCCTGCGTCGCGGCGGCCGGCCTCGGCGGGTACCCCGCGCACACCGCGCTCGGCGACGCCCGGGTCACCGCCGATCTGCTGCGGCACTGCATACACGTCCGCTCGTGCCCTCCGGCCGACTGGGCCGAGCCGCTGCGCGAGGCCGCGCGGGTGCCCTGGCCGAGGCTCGCCCGGGCGCGGTCCCGGGCGGACGGGGAGCCGGTTCCGTCGCTCCGGCGAGAGGCTCCGTACGGCCCACGGCCACTCGGTGTGCAGCCCCCGGCGGTGGCGCGCGAGGACTCCGGTGCTATGGGATTCCCGGCGTGA
- a CDS encoding glutaredoxin family protein, which yields MGRVSPLLRRDKNSNPADRTVTLVGKPGCHLCDDAREVIARVTGETGAAFEEKDITQDEELYRKYWEQIPVTLIDGRQHDFWRVDERRLRAALGA from the coding sequence ATGGGCCGGGTGAGCCCACTGCTGCGACGCGACAAGAACTCGAACCCGGCCGACCGCACCGTGACCCTGGTCGGCAAGCCGGGCTGCCACCTCTGCGACGACGCCCGCGAGGTGATCGCCCGGGTGACCGGCGAGACCGGTGCCGCCTTCGAGGAGAAGGACATCACCCAGGACGAGGAGCTGTACCGCAAGTACTGGGAGCAGATCCCGGTGACCCTGATCGACGGTCGCCAGCACGACTTCTGGCGGGTCGACGAGCGCCGGCTCCGGGCGGCGCTGGGCGCCTGA
- a CDS encoding helix-turn-helix domain-containing protein yields the protein MSSGERPLQEVVFLTVAEVASVMRVSKMTVYRLVHSGELPAIRVGRSFRVPQQAVHEYLKESYVRLESA from the coding sequence ATGAGTTCCGGCGAACGCCCCCTGCAGGAGGTCGTCTTCCTGACCGTGGCAGAGGTTGCCTCGGTCATGCGGGTGTCCAAGATGACGGTGTACCGGTTGGTGCACAGCGGAGAACTGCCGGCCATCCGGGTCGGCCGTTCCTTCCGGGTGCCCCAGCAGGCGGTCCACGAGTACCTCAAGGAGTCCTACGTGCGGCTCGAGAGCGCGTAG
- a CDS encoding redox-sensing transcriptional repressor Rex, producing MAIGRSPQSSSQAPDQGAARRPSRARGIPEATVARLPLYLRALTALSERSVPTVSSEELAAAAGVNSAKLRKDFSYLGSYGTRGVGYDVEYLVYQISRELGLTQDWPVVIVGIGNLGHALANYGGFASRGFRVAALLDADPAVVGSSAAGLPVRHMDELEEIVETQAVSIGVITTPPGAAQQVCDRLVEAGVTSILNFAPTVLTVPDGVDVRKVDLSIELQILAFHEQRKAGEEPDRGESVLDRAPGPVRAAAAKLRRAAGAGAKRADAKAEAEPAKGGPGQGPEGDLSAVMPA from the coding sequence GTGGCAATCGGCCGATCACCACAGAGCAGTTCGCAGGCGCCCGACCAGGGCGCCGCGCGCCGACCCTCGCGTGCCCGGGGAATCCCGGAGGCGACAGTCGCCCGCCTCCCGCTGTACCTGCGGGCGCTGACCGCGCTCTCCGAGCGCTCGGTACCCACCGTCTCCTCCGAGGAGCTGGCGGCCGCCGCGGGCGTGAACTCCGCGAAGCTGCGCAAGGACTTCTCGTACCTCGGCTCGTACGGCACCCGCGGTGTCGGGTACGACGTCGAGTACCTCGTCTACCAGATCTCCCGCGAGCTGGGCCTGACCCAGGACTGGCCCGTCGTCATCGTCGGCATCGGAAACCTCGGCCACGCGCTCGCCAACTACGGCGGCTTCGCGTCCCGCGGCTTCCGGGTGGCGGCCCTGCTGGACGCCGACCCGGCCGTGGTCGGCAGCAGCGCGGCCGGCCTGCCCGTGCGCCACATGGACGAGCTGGAGGAGATCGTGGAGACCCAGGCCGTCTCCATCGGCGTCATCACCACTCCGCCCGGCGCCGCCCAGCAGGTCTGCGACCGGCTGGTCGAGGCGGGCGTCACCAGCATCCTCAACTTCGCGCCCACCGTGCTGACCGTCCCGGACGGCGTGGACGTGCGCAAGGTCGATCTGTCGATAGAGCTTCAGATCCTGGCCTTCCACGAGCAGCGCAAGGCCGGCGAGGAGCCCGACCGGGGCGAGTCCGTGCTGGACCGCGCCCCCGGTCCGGTCCGGGCCGCGGCCGCCAAGCTGCGCCGCGCCGCCGGCGCCGGCGCCAAGCGGGCCGACGCCAAGGCCGAGGCCGAGCCGGCCAAGGGCGGCCCGGGCCAGGGCCCCGAGGGCGACCTCTCCGCGGTGATGCCGGCATGA
- a CDS encoding AURKAIP1/COX24 domain-containing protein, which yields MGSVIKKRRKRMAKKKHRKLLKRTRVQRRNKK from the coding sequence GTGGGCTCTGTCATCAAGAAGCGTCGCAAGCGTATGGCCAAGAAGAAGCACCGCAAGCTTCTGAAGCGGACTCGCGTTCAGCGTCGCAACAAGAAGTAA